Genomic segment of Luteolibacter arcticus:
CGGCGGGGCTCGGTACCAGCGACGGTATCAATCACATAGACCCCATCCGGTGGTGCCGGATTGCTGATCGCGATGAAGCTCATGGTCAACTTGCCACCCACCACCAGTCCCGGCAGCGTGCCGCAGGTAACGATCAGGTCCGCATTGTTCCTCAATTGCGAATAGCCGCCGCGGAAGACCGCGATGTCGATGTCTCCGGATCTCGCCGCGGTGGCGATGTCAGGGGCGGTGACGGTGAAGGTGGTATTACCGGTCCGCGTCACGGGGAAGATCCCGCTCACGAGGGTGCCCGCGATGCCGGTGCGGAAGCGCAGATAGGCCGATTGGCCGGTGGCGAAACCGTGATCGCCGGAGGTGGAGGTGACCGTGATGAGATTGCCATCCAGCGGCTGGCTCCAGGTGCCCCTGAAGATGTCCCGTGTTCTAACAGTGAAGCTGTTTGCGGGCGGCGTGGCGAACAGCGTGTAGTCGCCATCGTGGGACTGGGTGCCCGTCCCTGAGAAGCCGAGCAGGACCTTCTGGTTGTTTGCCAGACGATGGGCCATTGCCCCGGTGTTCACGGTGATCAGGCCGCCGTCCTGCGCGTAGGTTCCGGCGAAATTGTTTTCCGGGCGGAAGGCGCGGGCGAGCTGGGTGACGCGGACGACTGGTTCGCGCTGCTTGCCAAAGCCGGGTGCCTCGGTGGCTTCGAGCGAGCGGGCTTCGTAGTCGAGCAGGATGGCCTTGATGACGGCCTTCATGTCGCCGCGGACGCCGGAGCCATTGTCGTTGAACTTCTGAACCACGCGGTAAACGTAGCCGGGTGTCGGCGTGGACGTGACCAACCGTTGGATCAACTGGCTACAGAGGAAGGGCCCGATGTTCGGGTGTTGGAAGAGCTGGTCGTGGACGGCATCGAGTTCGAGAGCGGGCAGGGCTTGGAACTCCGGGTTGTTCGCGATCGGGGCAATGGTGTGGTCACCGTAGGGATTGAGCGGGGTGCCATTGAGCACCGGAATGCCCGGAAGGACGACATTGTTGAGCAAGCGCTTTTTCCCGGTGAAGTGGCAGGCCGGGACCTCACGCATGGGATCGATCCAATTCGACGTGGAGGGGAAGGTGGTCCTGCTGCCGGTGTAATTGTAGCCCCAGCCGGTGAAGACGTGGGCGTAGCCGATGATGGAGTCCTGGTCATAGACCGGGATGAGTTCGCCCTTCGAATTCAGCATCGGCGAGCCATCGGGATGCAGGCGGTAGAGGCCGAGCGAGAAGAGCTGCAGGATCTCCCGGGCATAGTTCTCATTCGGGATGCGACCGGCGGACAGGCTCGGCTTGTTGTTATTCAACATGTCGAGGTAGCGGCCCATCGCCGGATGCAGGGTCACCGCTTCCAGCAGGTCGCGGACATTGCCGAAGGAGTGATCTAACAGGACGTCGTAGTAATCGGAGATCGTGTTGGCGCGTTCGTCGAGCGGGCCGCTTTCGGAGATGACCATGATCTCGCTGAGTGCGAAGGCGATCCGCTGGCGGAGCTGATCCTCGCCCTGGATCGAGTTCTTCCACCAGGAGTTGAAGGAAAGAGTGCCGGGGTAAGTGTTGTTGTTGGGATTGGACACGTTCCGGAATTGCTCGACGTAGGGCAGGTGCCTGGTGGCCTGCTTTTCGAACTCGTCGTCGATCCACTCGTCGAAGGACGCCAATCCGGTCAGGGCGGTGATGTCGGCGCTGCTGGCACCGAACGTCGCCTGCTGGAGGAAGCGGGAGGCGGCGTTGAAATTGTCGTTCCCGGTGTCGTCTTCGGTGGTCCAATCCGGCGGGGCAGGCGGAGGAACGAAGGCAGGCGTGTTTCCAAGAACGACATGTTCAAAGCGGGTCAGCAGGTGGCCCGGCACGGTCGCGATCACCGGCGTCGCCTTCGCCATCTCGCTGGGCGTGAGCCAACCGACGGCGAGATGATCGGTGCCGCCGCTTTCCTTGTGGAGGACTTCCAGATAGTAGCGCCGGCCTGCTTCCAGATGGAGCAGGGGCGAGGGGGTGGCGGAGGTCCAGTCGGTGGAAGAAACCGGGGCGGTGAGCTCGGCCCGCTTCCAGGCATTCACCGGCTCCTCGTCATCGGAAAGGTAGAAGACGGCGGCTTCATCGGCGCGGAGGTAGAAGCGGTATTCGCCGGTCTCAGGGGCGGTGATGAATCCGCGGAGGCGTGCACCGTAGTCTTCGCCGCTGTCCGAAGGGGCCGCGAGGGAAGAAAGAATCGACGTGGAGTCGGGAGCATCCGCGACCGGGATCTGGGCGACACCCGAGCCTCCGACCTCGGTCCAGAGTTCGCGGGTGATGCCGCCGCTGGTTTGGAGGATGGTGATGTTCAGGAAGGCGGAGCCGGAGCCGGTGGCATTGGTCGCGGTCAGCATCACCTTCCATTCCCCGGGAGTCGCCGGCGTGCCGGTGATCAGGCCGGTGCTGCCCAGGGTGAAGCCGGGAGGCAGGTTCACCGCGGAGTAGGAGGTCGGGGTGGCGCTGGCCTTGATCTGATAGCTGAACGCGGGACCGCCGACGAACGTCAAGGCCTCGAAGGGCGCATAGATGCGCGGAGGAGCATTCGGAAAGAGGCGGTTCTGGGGGATTACTTGCCGAGTGGAAATGCTGGCCGATTGCCAGGACAGGATCGCCTTGTGGCCGCCGGTGTTTTGGTAGTGCTCCAGCACGATGGGGTAACGCTTGCCTGCCTCGAGCGAGACGACCGCGGACGCACCGTTCTGGGTCGGCACCACGGGCGGGTTCTCCCAATCGGTGTCTATCAGAGGATAGGGGGAAGTCGTGGAGGCAAGTGGGAGGAGCTGCCCATTGACCCACAGGCGGCACATTTCGTTGGCATCCACGTGGAAGGTGTAGGCCTGCGAGTATTCCGGCAGGACCTCGCCTTCCCAGCGGCTGGAGAAGTGGATCGAAGCCCCGCTGACAGTGATCGGGCTACCGGGCCACACCGCGACGTCGCTGTTGAAATTCACCGTGGGATCGGTCCGAGTGAGCACCGGAACTCCCGTGAAGTAGGGAGTGTTCAAGGTGGGCGTGGTGGTGGGCGGTGGATTGTTCGGATGCTTCCAGAAGCTGGCCAGCAGGCCGGTGCCGATGGGTTGCATGCCATCCTTGATCAAGACGCCGGCGGTCACGGCGGCTCCGCGCGAATAGGCGGCGTCCGCCTTCACCGAAAGCACGGCCAGCTCGTCGGACTCGGTCAGGATGTCCGCCACCGGGATGACCGGCACCATCACTTCGGTGGAGGCCAGCGGGACGGCGACGGTGGTGGGCACGCCGGTATAGTCGGTGGCACTTGCGCTGCCACTCGATTCGAGCTTCACCAGCACTCGTCCGATGCCACCGCTGCGTCGCACGCGGAAGCTGGCGGAGTCGGCGGCTGGACCTGAGGTGGGCTCGGTGGCCTCGGCGTCGGCGGTGGTGATGGTAATGGTCGACGTGGCCTGCAGCGCGGCCGTCAGGGCGGCCATGTCATTGCCAGCGTTGGGATTGAAGCCGGTCTGGATTTCTTCCCAGTCGGTCAGCCCGTCGCCATCGGTATCGACGTCCGCGACGATCACGCGAAAGAAGGCCGTGGTTGCCAGCGGCCGGGGAGTGGTGACGGAAAGGTCGCCAGCGACACCGGCATGCTGTCCGGGAAGAGTGACCCAGGAACCCGCGACGCTGGGGGTCTCGCTGCTCTGGACCTGGTAGCGCTTGCCGGCTTGCGACGGCCACTTCAAGAGCAGATTGGCACCTTGCGGAATAATCTGGCGAACGGCGAAGAAATCACTGCCGGCCTGCGGGTCGGTGCCGGCTTCGGATTCCTCCAGGTTGGTACGTCCATCACCATCGGAGTCTTGGCCCGACGTGATGACTGCCGGACCAAACTTGGATTCCCAGACATCGCTGAGACCATTCGAGTTGAGGTCGAGGTCGGCGCGGGAAATGGCAACGAGACACAGTGCCAACGCGGCACGGCGAAAATTACGGTACATGGCGGCTGGTTTTATTGGAAACCGATCCGCGGGGGGACGCGTCAGCCGGGACGGTGAAACGTCGGAACGAAGAGGACACCTCATTCAATGCCCATTTCGGATGCCTCTGGCGAGGGGAAAGTCGCGGAGCGGCGAAATTCAAGAATTGCGAAATGCATGCTTGCCTCCATCCGCGGTGCGGAGAGGTAGCGTTTGGTGGAGCTTCACCCCTCCGGCCTGTCCAAACCGGAGGGGTGAAAAACACCATGTCGAATTCAAGAAACCAGTGGGCCTTTGAAAAATTAACCTAACGACAAGAACATAGCGGATTCCCACGGTTTCGCGATTCCCTGATCGCGTAGGTCGCTGCCGCTTACGGCGTGAGCCAGACGCGCAGGGAATAGAAGGCGCGGGGAGGAGTTGCCGGAGCCGAATAGGTGACCGGCTGGTTGTTTCCAATGATATCCGCGAAGCCAGAGAGCGGCGTCCACGTTCCGGAGCCCAGGTCCGTGCGCGTCTCCAGCGAGTAGTGCCGGGTTTTCCCGGCATAGCCTGCACCGCTGGCCTGCCGCGCGGTGAAGCCGAGGGAAAGGTTGCTGCCACTGGCAACCGCGATTGTTAGAGGCGAGGGGTCACGGGTGAGCGCCGGAGTCCCGAAAATGTACTCGTCTTGGTTGGTGATGCCATCGGCATCGGGATCGGCGGTGGGGCCTGAAACCAGCGGGTTTGCGAGTTGGGTGGCATTGAACTGGCTCGCCTTCCATTCCCCATAGGGATCGGCAGGGGCATTCACCGTCACGATCGCCGTGTTCGAATTGGCACCGCCGGCGGCATTGGTGGCTCGCGCCCAGTAGCTCGTCGTCGTTGTTAGAGCGGGCGTGGTGAAGGAGGTTGAGGTCGCACCGGCAACGGGGTCGGCCATCGAGGGGGATGTGCCGCGATACCACTGGATGGAAGGCGAGGTGCCGGAGGCCGCCACGGTCAGGGTGGCGGTGGTGCCGCTTGGGATCGTGGTGGAGACTGGCTGCGTGGTGATGGTTGGCACCGTGGCGATGCTGACCGTGGCGGTACTGGAATCTGCTGCCACGCCATCCCGAGTGACGCGGACCCAGTAGTTCGTGGCGGAGGTCAGGTTTGGCGTGGTGTAGGTGGAGGATGTGTTGGCCCCCGGTGCCAGATTGGTGGTGGAGCCAGAGGCGCCCCGATACCAGCGGTAAGTCAGGGTGTTCCCATTCGGATTCCCCACGACAGTCAAAGTGGCCTTGGTGCCGCTCGCGATCGCGACCGACGCGGGGTGATTGGTGATGATCGCGGGTGCGATCTCGAACAAGAACTCTTGGGGAAAAGAGGCACCGCCTTGGTTCTGCAATTCGTAGGCAGTTACGGTGACCGTAGTAGAACCTTCCTCGGTGGGGGTTCCGCTGATGACGTGAAAGTAGGGGGTAGGCGGATTGGGAGGGGGAACGTCGCCGTGATCCAAGCCCGGCGGAAGTCCCGATACCGACCAGCTCACCTTGTCGTTGCTCGGTGTGCCAACGACTTGGAATAGGAAGTAGAGAGGCACTCCAGCAGTTCCGGTGACAATCTGCGAATTCTCGTCGGGATAGGTCTGCACGATCTCAGTCGCCCCGGTGACCGTATCGTAGGCTCCCAATCCTGCGACGGTCGCCACCACCCATTTCGTCGCTTCGCCCAAGCCCGCGCCGCCGAGAAGCTTCGCCTCGGGAAAGAGCATCTGCACGATCGGCGAGCGCTGGAACAGCAGCACCAGCGAGCCGAGTTTCGACGTCAGGACCCGGCTGCGGACGGCATGGGAAAAGCACTTCATCGCGATCAATTGCAGCCGCACCCTCCACCACCGACGCCACCGCCGCCGAAGCTGGCTTCGCGGGAGAAGTAAGCGTGGTCGGTCATGGCCGTTTCGAGCGGGTCCAGGCTGTCCGCCATCACGGGCTTGGCCAGCGTGCCGCGCTCGTAGGGCTGGACCCGCACCAGTGCGGGCGAGCAGGCGGGGAGCACGATGGCGGGGATCAACAGGATGAGCCGGTTCATTGTTCTAACAGAGCTTCGATTTCCTTCACGTATTCAGCCTCGGTCTTGGCGCCCTTGAAGCCGCTGTGGACATGGCGGATCACGCCCTTGCGGTCGGCGATGTAGCTGGCGGGCATCGTCGGCGGCTTGAAGAAGGCGGCGGCCTTGTGGGTGGAGTCGTGGACCAGCGGGAACTTCGCGCCCATCTTGGCGGCGAATTTCTGGTGCTTGTCGGGCGCGTCATCGACACCCACGCCGATGATCACCAGGCCCTTCGCGGCATACTTGTCGTGGAGCCGGTTGAAAGCGGGAAAGGAGGCCTTGCACGGGCCACACCACGAGGCCCAGAAGTCCACGATCACCACCTTGCCCTTGGTCTCGGGGAGTTTGGCACCCGGGATCAGGGTCGAGAGCTTGGGCATGGTCTGCCCGACTTTCGCGGGCTCGGCGGCGAGCGTTGAAAGGGTGGCGGCGAGAATGACGGCGACGAGTTTCATGCGGCTTTCACGAGGTAACTGCCGAAGGAACGGCTCCCTTCGATTCCGGTTTCGGTCTGGGCGCAGACCTCCACGCCGCGGGCAAGCGAGGCGAGGTGCAGGCCTTCGCGCACGCCGAGGACGAATACGGCCGTGCTGAAAATCCCTGCTTCCAGGCAGGTCGGGCCCACCACGGTGACCGCGCGCATTCCATTGGCGACGGGCCAGCCGGTCCGCGGATTAAGAATGTGCCCGTAGCGGACTCCATCATGAGTGAAGTGGCGGGCGTAGTCGCCGGACGAGGAAACGGCACGGCCGCTGATGGCGAGACCGCCCCAGCATTGCCCGGGGTGGCAGCCATCCTCGATGCCAACGTGCCAGAAGGGATGCCTGCCATTTCCGCCCATGGCGAAAATGTCGCGGCCCAGATCGATCAGCGCGTCGGTGATGCCATGGGCGTGGGCGGTCCGGGCGAGGTGATCCACGGCATACTCTTTCCCGA
This window contains:
- a CDS encoding DUF1800 family protein translates to MYRNFRRAALALCLVAISRADLDLNSNGLSDVWESKFGPAVITSGQDSDGDGRTNLEESEAGTDPQAGSDFFAVRQIIPQGANLLLKWPSQAGKRYQVQSSETPSVAGSWVTLPGQHAGVAGDLSVTTPRPLATTAFFRVIVADVDTDGDGLTDWEEIQTGFNPNAGNDMAALTAALQATSTITITTADAEATEPTSGPAADSASFRVRRSGGIGRVLVKLESSGSASATDYTGVPTTVAVPLASTEVMVPVIPVADILTESDELAVLSVKADAAYSRGAAVTAGVLIKDGMQPIGTGLLASFWKHPNNPPPTTTPTLNTPYFTGVPVLTRTDPTVNFNSDVAVWPGSPITVSGASIHFSSRWEGEVLPEYSQAYTFHVDANEMCRLWVNGQLLPLASTTSPYPLIDTDWENPPVVPTQNGASAVVSLEAGKRYPIVLEHYQNTGGHKAILSWQSASISTRQVIPQNRLFPNAPPRIYAPFEALTFVGGPAFSYQIKASATPTSYSAVNLPPGFTLGSTGLITGTPATPGEWKVMLTATNATGSGSAFLNITILQTSGGITRELWTEVGGSGVAQIPVADAPDSTSILSSLAAPSDSGEDYGARLRGFITAPETGEYRFYLRADEAAVFYLSDDEEPVNAWKRAELTAPVSSTDWTSATPSPLLHLEAGRRYYLEVLHKESGGTDHLAVGWLTPSEMAKATPVIATVPGHLLTRFEHVVLGNTPAFVPPPAPPDWTTEDDTGNDNFNAASRFLQQATFGASSADITALTGLASFDEWIDDEFEKQATRHLPYVEQFRNVSNPNNNTYPGTLSFNSWWKNSIQGEDQLRQRIAFALSEIMVISESGPLDERANTISDYYDVLLDHSFGNVRDLLEAVTLHPAMGRYLDMLNNNKPSLSAGRIPNENYAREILQLFSLGLYRLHPDGSPMLNSKGELIPVYDQDSIIGYAHVFTGWGYNYTGSRTTFPSTSNWIDPMREVPACHFTGKKRLLNNVVLPGIPVLNGTPLNPYGDHTIAPIANNPEFQALPALELDAVHDQLFQHPNIGPFLCSQLIQRLVTSTPTPGYVYRVVQKFNDNGSGVRGDMKAVIKAILLDYEARSLEATEAPGFGKQREPVVRVTQLARAFRPENNFAGTYAQDGGLITVNTGAMAHRLANNQKVLLGFSGTGTQSHDGDYTLFATPPANSFTVRTRDIFRGTWSQPLDGNLITVTSTSGDHGFATGQSAYLRFRTGIAGTLVSGIFPVTRTGNTTFTVTAPDIATAARSGDIDIAVFRGGYSQLRNNADLIVTCGTLPGLVVGGKLTMSFIAISNPAPPDGVYVIDTVAGTEPRRFTLKREGETTPPPTTLDRTGTFNAAPHAPILNRSGTVVSGYSDWNVGNTDTALGQTPLGAPTVFNFFEPGYKFPGLLADSGLVTPEFQISSDTNVIRQANFLFAGIYHTTSTTGSGSLTAGYTNGFSSFVGGAHDIMMDFSKWMGPRPSATGNWTDTPNLRALIQELSGILMGRPASTALENEIYNYVSINTGTGYIAYPATPTETDRRNRIRAVLYFIAVSPEHAIQR
- a CDS encoding DUF4266 domain-containing protein — translated: MNRLILLIPAIVLPACSPALVRVQPYERGTLAKPVMADSLDPLETAMTDHAYFSREASFGGGGVGGGGCGCN
- a CDS encoding peroxiredoxin family protein; this translates as MKLVAVILAATLSTLAAEPAKVGQTMPKLSTLIPGAKLPETKGKVVIVDFWASWCGPCKASFPAFNRLHDKYAAKGLVIIGVGVDDAPDKHQKFAAKMGAKFPLVHDSTHKAAAFFKPPTMPASYIADRKGVIRHVHSGFKGAKTEAEYVKEIEALLEQ
- a CDS encoding FAD:protein FMN transferase, yielding MTSAPPALPLQPDPQGVRRLEFRALGTNCSVRFQLEDDRAALAFAAQALEWLGNFEAKFSRYRPASLISRINDAAGGDWTEIDAEMEEMLTLADNLHRRTNGILDPTLLPLLHVWDWKTVHLKLPSRAEVKDALALTGWQKVQRRPGAVRLPLPGMGLDFGGFGKEYAVDHLARTAHAHGITDALIDLGRDIFAMGGNGRHPFWHVGIEDGCHPGQCWGGLAISGRAVSSSGDYARHFTHDGVRYGHILNPRTGWPVANGMRAVTVVGPTCLEAGIFSTAVFVLGVREGLHLASLARGVEVCAQTETGIEGSRSFGSYLVKAA